In Paraflavitalea devenefica, the following are encoded in one genomic region:
- a CDS encoding PorP/SprF family type IX secretion system membrane protein, whose product MCEPSGMHQEKASDYFAKGKGMSVLTAAFCARTSFLILLCGLLAGKTSTAQDLHFSQWFNSPLTTNPANTGFIPDADYRIGANYRNQWSNVMSVPYKTYSIWGDAQVFRDRIESGWLGLGGVILRDVAGSSQLTSTKVYASAAYHQMIGIAHLLSAGFNIGWSNKRINTAALKFPDQFDGKFFDSNFPSDGIPDATNINYFDVQFGVNYAYFPTEKIYINGGLSAWHINRPRESFFNSDPAGYDSRISPRYNAFVNASLKVTDDVILNPMAYYSTQAKSNELVAGANVQYNLANAGEMQLLGGLYYRPGDAFVPMLGFEYKNIRLTFTYDATTSSLKQYNNSRGAYEFALMNRGFYDEYNGDRRQSLCPTF is encoded by the coding sequence ATGTGTGAGCCAAGCGGGATGCACCAGGAAAAAGCAAGCGATTACTTTGCCAAAGGAAAAGGAATGTCTGTATTAACGGCCGCTTTTTGTGCCAGGACTTCTTTCCTGATCCTGTTGTGCGGGTTGCTGGCGGGAAAGACCTCCACCGCACAGGACCTCCATTTCTCTCAATGGTTCAATTCACCGCTGACGACCAACCCCGCCAATACCGGTTTTATTCCCGATGCGGATTACCGCATAGGCGCCAATTACCGTAACCAGTGGTCCAACGTAATGTCGGTACCCTATAAAACCTATAGCATCTGGGGCGATGCCCAGGTATTCCGCGACCGCATTGAAAGCGGCTGGCTGGGATTGGGCGGTGTAATACTGCGTGATGTGGCCGGCTCCAGTCAGCTTACCTCTACCAAGGTATATGCTTCCGCAGCCTACCACCAGATGATCGGAATAGCCCACCTGTTGTCGGCAGGCTTTAATATCGGCTGGTCGAACAAACGCATTAATACAGCAGCCCTGAAATTCCCCGATCAGTTTGATGGTAAATTCTTCGATTCCAATTTCCCTTCGGATGGCATCCCGGACGCTACCAATATCAATTATTTTGATGTGCAGTTTGGTGTGAACTATGCCTATTTCCCTACTGAAAAGATCTATATCAACGGCGGTTTGTCGGCCTGGCATATCAACAGGCCCCGTGAATCGTTCTTCAATTCCGACCCTGCAGGATATGACTCCCGCATATCGCCCCGCTATAATGCCTTTGTGAATGCCAGCCTGAAGGTAACGGATGATGTGATCCTCAACCCAATGGCCTATTATAGTACACAGGCCAAATCCAATGAGCTGGTGGCGGGCGCCAATGTACAGTACAACCTGGCCAATGCAGGCGAAATGCAACTGTTGGGCGGTTTATATTACCGGCCAGGCGATGCCTTTGTTCCCATGCTGGGGTTTGAATACAAGAATATCCGGCTGACCTTCACTTATGATGCTACAACTTCTTCTCTCAAACAATACAATAATAGCCGGGGTGCTTATGAGTTTGCCTTGATGAACAGGGGCTTTTATGATGAATACAACGGAGACAGAAGACAATCGCTGTGTCCAACGTTTTAG
- a CDS encoding DUF7948 domain-containing protein, translating to MNRRNLVVIPILLAMLRAIAQDGAATFDFTENKGQWEKNIRFKSTLSTGAFFLQRNGFTVAQYHGDDLERFFHTHHSTQPTTGQTRISRPDRGPHGKPPGQADPSPGIVRAHAYRVEFAGADENSMVVPEKAVETNTSYFIGNDPSKWAVNVPVYQAIVYKNIYPNIDIRYYSEYGRLKYDLIIHPGGDVSKIAMKYEGADKLSVKNNELIIKTSVGDLKELYPYSYTFDMTSGKKEVTCNYELVDKNTVKFRVANYSKTSTLVIDPTLVWCSFTGSTADQYGYTATPGPDGSLYSGGIVFDRGFPVTAGAYQVDFGAGTGSSGGKPVDMGIFKFTPNGQRAYATYLGGNGNDYPHSLICDASGNLVIMGKTFSTNYPGTLKGRGGGSDIVVTKLNASGTNIIGSLRIGGTSNDGVNIKDQLGAGMTPTATFRFYGDDSRSEVILDNENNIYVAAQTQSAGATDGMPVTTGVFQPSNAGGQDGTIIKINPNCTDITWCSYLGGAGTDGAFVIAINPANKDIYVGGATTSDRFPPASKPGVYQATYRGGITDGFVSRISNDGTTLINTTYAGTPSFDAIYGLKFDRNNIPYIMGVTEGSWPVQNAAYSNPNSKQFIAKLKPDLSGFIYSTVFGNGSARPNMSPVAFLVDRCENVYISGWGGWLVPVANSFNMDGVNNMPITPDAIKNIGDNRDFYFIVIKRDASALLYGTYFGQDGGFGEHVDGGTSRYDEQGIIYQAICANCTQSRDYPITRRFPTTPGVWAPTNGSRDCNLAAVKLAFNFAGVAAGPKAFFNNLPDTVGCVPFTLQFRDTVRNAKSYEWDFDGDGVTDRTTTNVEETFTFNAIGTYRVRLIAIDPSTCNQRDTAYITIRVRDDPADIKFTAEKDGDCESLAFNFINQSTPPVGKPFGPTSFAWDFGDGTPITPTGTATVKHNFTAPGTYNIRLILLDTNYCNTGDWVPLKLGVVANVEARVETPLMGCAPYNAFFNNTSLGGHDYFWDFGDGNTSTEMSPTHLYNNIGTYNIRLIVTDSNTCNKVDTLDFILTVNTKPTAAFSITPTVPEVNKPTTFLNQSIGGNRYKWLFGDGDSTVTNTMQNVQHQYNATGDYTAYLITFNEFGCTDTADHTVSALIDPLLDVPNAFTPGRGNRASIVKVAGFGIEKMTWRIYNRWGQKVFETTNRNTGWDGTFQGKLQPMDVYTYTLDVVFTDGRPLRKTGDITLIR from the coding sequence TTGAACAGGAGAAACCTCGTAGTTATTCCTATCCTTCTTGCCATGCTGCGGGCGATTGCCCAGGATGGTGCCGCTACTTTTGATTTTACAGAAAATAAAGGCCAGTGGGAGAAAAACATCCGGTTCAAAAGCACTTTGTCTACCGGCGCTTTTTTCCTGCAACGAAACGGCTTTACCGTTGCCCAATACCATGGAGATGACCTGGAACGCTTTTTTCATACCCACCATTCCACACAACCCACTACCGGGCAAACAAGAATAAGCCGGCCAGACAGGGGACCCCATGGAAAGCCGCCCGGCCAGGCCGATCCTTCACCCGGCATCGTACGTGCCCATGCCTACCGCGTGGAATTTGCCGGTGCCGATGAGAACAGTATGGTAGTGCCGGAGAAAGCGGTGGAAACCAATACCAGCTATTTTATCGGTAATGATCCTTCCAAATGGGCTGTCAATGTACCCGTGTACCAGGCCATCGTATACAAGAACATCTATCCCAATATCGATATCCGCTATTATTCCGAATACGGCCGGTTGAAGTATGACCTCATCATACACCCCGGCGGCGATGTCAGCAAAATCGCCATGAAATATGAAGGGGCTGATAAGCTCTCCGTAAAGAACAATGAACTGATCATTAAAACATCGGTAGGCGACCTGAAAGAGTTATATCCTTATTCTTACACATTCGACATGACCAGTGGTAAGAAGGAAGTAACCTGCAATTATGAACTGGTAGATAAGAACACTGTGAAGTTCAGGGTGGCCAATTATTCCAAAACCAGTACGCTGGTGATTGACCCTACCCTGGTGTGGTGCTCCTTTACCGGCAGCACCGCCGATCAGTATGGTTATACGGCTACACCCGGCCCTGATGGCTCCCTGTATTCGGGTGGTATCGTATTTGACAGGGGATTTCCTGTTACTGCAGGCGCTTACCAGGTGGATTTCGGGGCAGGCACCGGCTCTTCGGGCGGGAAGCCTGTTGACATGGGTATTTTTAAGTTCACGCCCAATGGTCAGCGCGCTTATGCCACTTACCTGGGCGGCAATGGCAATGATTATCCCCACAGTCTCATCTGCGATGCATCGGGCAACCTGGTGATCATGGGCAAAACATTCTCCACCAATTACCCCGGCACGCTGAAAGGCAGGGGAGGTGGTTCTGATATCGTAGTTACCAAGCTGAATGCATCGGGCACCAATATTATTGGTTCGCTGCGGATCGGCGGTACCTCCAACGATGGTGTTAATATCAAGGACCAGTTGGGCGCCGGTATGACGCCTACTGCTACTTTCCGGTTTTATGGCGATGATTCGCGCAGTGAAGTGATACTGGACAATGAAAACAATATTTATGTAGCGGCCCAAACCCAATCGGCAGGAGCAACCGATGGCATGCCGGTCACTACAGGCGTTTTTCAGCCCTCGAACGCCGGCGGACAGGACGGCACCATTATCAAGATCAATCCTAACTGTACGGATATTACCTGGTGCAGTTACCTGGGGGGGGCTGGTACCGATGGCGCTTTTGTAATAGCGATTAATCCTGCCAATAAAGATATTTATGTAGGCGGCGCTACTACCAGCGACCGGTTCCCGCCCGCCAGCAAGCCGGGTGTTTACCAGGCGACCTATAGGGGAGGCATTACGGATGGTTTTGTATCACGCATATCCAATGATGGCACTACGCTGATCAATACCACTTATGCAGGCACTCCTTCTTTTGATGCGATCTATGGCCTTAAGTTCGACAGGAATAATATCCCCTATATCATGGGGGTTACCGAAGGAAGCTGGCCGGTGCAGAATGCCGCCTACAGCAATCCCAATTCAAAACAGTTTATTGCCAAGCTGAAACCAGACCTCTCCGGTTTCATCTATTCCACTGTTTTTGGCAATGGTTCGGCCCGGCCCAATATGTCGCCGGTAGCATTCCTGGTAGACCGCTGCGAGAATGTATACATCTCCGGCTGGGGTGGCTGGCTGGTGCCTGTTGCCAATTCCTTTAATATGGATGGCGTTAATAATATGCCCATTACGCCTGATGCCATTAAGAATATAGGTGATAACCGGGACTTTTATTTCATTGTGATCAAGAGGGATGCCTCAGCATTGTTATATGGTACTTATTTTGGCCAGGATGGCGGCTTTGGCGAGCACGTGGATGGCGGCACCAGCCGGTATGATGAACAGGGTATTATTTACCAGGCGATTTGCGCCAATTGTACCCAAAGCAGGGACTACCCTATTACCCGGCGTTTTCCCACTACTCCAGGAGTATGGGCCCCTACCAATGGCAGCAGGGATTGTAACCTCGCAGCCGTGAAGCTGGCTTTCAATTTTGCAGGCGTGGCGGCAGGCCCTAAAGCTTTTTTCAATAACCTGCCCGATACGGTAGGCTGTGTACCTTTCACCCTTCAGTTCAGGGATACCGTACGCAATGCCAAAAGCTATGAATGGGATTTTGATGGGGATGGCGTTACCGACCGCACAACGACCAATGTGGAAGAAACGTTTACTTTTAATGCAATTGGCACCTACCGGGTGCGGCTGATCGCGATTGACCCTTCTACCTGTAACCAGCGGGATACCGCCTATATTACTATCCGGGTAAGGGATGATCCGGCGGATATTAAATTCACGGCTGAAAAGGATGGCGATTGCGAATCTTTGGCCTTCAATTTTATCAATCAGTCCACTCCTCCCGTGGGCAAGCCATTTGGCCCCACCAGTTTTGCCTGGGATTTTGGTGATGGCACGCCCATCACGCCTACCGGGACTGCTACAGTGAAGCATAATTTTACAGCACCGGGCACTTACAATATCAGGTTGATCCTACTGGATACCAATTATTGCAATACCGGCGACTGGGTGCCGCTGAAGCTGGGCGTGGTGGCCAATGTAGAAGCACGGGTGGAAACACCCTTAATGGGCTGTGCCCCCTATAATGCATTTTTCAACAATACCTCGTTGGGCGGGCACGATTATTTCTGGGATTTCGGTGATGGCAATACCTCCACAGAAATGAGTCCCACTCACCTGTACAACAATATCGGCACTTACAATATCAGGCTGATCGTAACAGATAGCAACACCTGTAACAAAGTGGATACCCTGGATTTCATTTTAACGGTGAATACCAAACCAACAGCCGCCTTCAGCATCACCCCCACCGTACCGGAAGTAAATAAACCCACTACTTTCCTGAACCAGTCTATCGGCGGTAACCGGTATAAATGGTTGTTTGGCGATGGGGACAGCACGGTCACCAACACCATGCAAAATGTACAGCACCAATACAATGCTACCGGCGACTATACAGCTTACCTGATCACGTTTAACGAATTCGGTTGTACGGATACAGCCGATCATACGGTGAGCGCCTTGATTGATCCCCTGCTGGATGTGCCCAATGCCTTTACACCGGGCAGAGGCAACAGGGCCAGCATTGTGAAAGTAGCAGGATTTGGTATTGAGAAGATGACCTGGCGGATTTATAACCGCTGGGGACAAAAGGTATTTGAAACCACCAACCGGAATACCGGCTGGGATGGCACTTTCCAGGGTAAGCTGCAACCCATGGATGTATATACGTATACCCTGGATGTGGTGTTTACAGACGGCAGGCCATTGCGGAAAACAGGTGATATTACACTAATAAGGTAA
- a CDS encoding amidohydrolase family protein, translating to MKVLLPILLVISTLSLLAQDLPDSRKQEIVIRNVNVIPMDREQVLPNQVVIIKDGRISLIGDARTVKYGAGALVIDGTGKYLMPGLAEMHAHVPPIDNIEPMKEVVLLFALKGVTTIRGMLGHPRHLELRSKLQSGEIIGPRLYTSGPSINGQTANTAATAEKMVRDQKAAGYDFLKLHPGLTVDNFNVIVKTAKEVQIPFAGHVSYAVGVWRAIDAGYASIDHMDGFVESLIPGIESMTEQQVGLFAVFTGHQADTTRIPKLVNALRDKHIWVAPTQALAERWLSPEKTPEALSQEPEMIYMAPNTLNGWVNTKKSLMSNPNYNPANVQRYVEVRRKLIKACQKAGVGILLGSDAPQVFDVPGFSLHHELTYMVKAGLTPYEALRTGTVNPATFFKRDDAGVIKPGAVADLVLVNGNPLQDINAVKNIEGVSLAGRWLSREYIEQELKKLEKK from the coding sequence ATGAAAGTATTACTGCCTATCCTGCTGGTGATATCCACGCTGTCCCTGCTGGCACAGGACCTGCCGGATTCCAGGAAACAGGAAATTGTTATCCGCAATGTGAATGTGATCCCTATGGACAGGGAGCAGGTATTGCCCAACCAGGTGGTGATCATAAAGGATGGCAGGATCTCACTGATCGGTGATGCCCGTACCGTAAAATATGGCGCCGGCGCCCTGGTGATTGATGGTACCGGTAAATACCTGATGCCGGGCCTTGCAGAGATGCATGCCCATGTACCTCCCATAGACAATATTGAGCCCATGAAGGAAGTAGTATTGCTGTTTGCCCTGAAAGGCGTCACCACCATCCGGGGTATGCTGGGCCATCCAAGACACCTTGAGCTGCGCAGCAAGCTGCAATCCGGCGAGATCATTGGCCCCCGCCTGTATACCTCCGGCCCTTCCATCAATGGCCAGACAGCCAATACAGCAGCCACTGCCGAAAAGATGGTAAGGGACCAGAAAGCCGCAGGCTATGATTTCCTGAAACTACATCCGGGCCTTACGGTAGATAACTTCAATGTGATTGTGAAAACGGCGAAGGAAGTGCAGATCCCCTTTGCCGGGCATGTATCGTATGCAGTAGGTGTGTGGCGGGCTATAGACGCCGGTTATGCTTCCATTGACCATATGGATGGGTTTGTAGAGAGCCTGATACCCGGTATAGAAAGTATGACCGAGCAGCAGGTAGGTCTTTTCGCTGTGTTTACCGGGCACCAGGCAGATACCACCCGTATACCCAAACTGGTGAATGCCCTGCGGGATAAGCATATCTGGGTAGCGCCTACGCAGGCGCTGGCGGAAAGGTGGTTGTCGCCGGAGAAAACACCGGAAGCCCTGAGCCAGGAACCGGAAATGATCTATATGGCGCCCAATACCCTGAACGGATGGGTGAATACAAAAAAGAGCTTAATGAGCAATCCCAACTATAACCCGGCCAACGTACAGCGGTATGTGGAGGTACGCAGGAAACTGATCAAAGCCTGCCAAAAAGCAGGCGTAGGGATCTTGCTGGGCTCGGATGCCCCACAGGTATTTGATGTACCGGGATTCTCCCTGCACCATGAGCTGACCTATATGGTAAAGGCAGGCCTTACTCCTTACGAGGCGTTGCGCACCGGTACCGTGAATCCTGCCACTTTCTTTAAGCGGGATGATGCAGGAGTGATCAAGCCGGGAGCAGTGGCTGATCTTGTATTAGTGAATGGTAATCCGCTACAGGATATCAATGCCGTCAAAAACATTGAAGGCGTATCGCTGGCAGGCAGGTGGCTGTCCAGGGAATATATTGAACAGGAGTTAAAGAAGCTGGAGAAAAAATAA